The Pieris rapae chromosome 19, ilPieRapa1.1, whole genome shotgun sequence DNA segment tattcattaaatttcttaaacttaaatatcttTGGTCAGCAAATCCATGTCATACAATTTGGCTGAATTTACACATCCCACTTAACGTTCGCCTTCATTCAAGGTATTGACGATTACATAACGTGCGAATATTGGAATTGCAACTTTGTCAAGCATCTTGATATCACAgtgaattaaattgttatattcgACTATAAAGAAATCGATATCATGCGAGCCGTATTGGAGGCCATAAACTTGACCTTACGccaaaataatatctaaaatagaGGCCGCTTCGAAACAATTACTTACTGTAAAGTTACACCAcacttttaatttgattatacaCACATGATTTAATCAGTATTACAGTAAAAGGTATAATAGAAAGTCAATTGCAAAAGTCCAAAATGAgcaaatatgaatttattaaagaaatcggtgaattatacaaaaatatcaaaatcacGTGTGTGACGTAGGCCCGGCTATTACGTACAGCTGCCATTAAATCTATTTGCATGCAGTATGacttataaaacaattcaagCTTAATCTACAGCATTAATGTATActtactatattaaattaattcactgATAGTAATAGGACAAAAAGAATTCTGAGAATTCTTGGCAATAACTTCACCTCCAGCACTGACTGCACCACAAGACAATTCTAGTTTGCGCCTTGCGGAAACGTCAGAGGTAGAGGGCGTGACAGTGCCGGATATGGTAATATTGATAAAtcgttttgatattaaattattttaagtaaaagaatttcaaagaatatttaaaaaaataatagtctttttttatttgttttgtcttaactaatctatgtatttatttattcacattattttaaattataaaacataaaataatagtcaATGACTAAGCGATGCAGTGTTTTAAAGTTCATTGCCCTAAATGATATAGTTTTCAATAGACAAACCATTCCTCTAAGCAGAATATAATCTGTgctgttatatttaaactttggtCAATGTTTTGGcggcaatttttaaaatcaattaatataagtattatagTTACTTGCGATTCCTATTAAAAACGTATCTATTATCTTAATGATTGAGGTACTTTGCGAATATAAACTCGATGTAGTTTTGTGTAATAGAGACAGTATACATAATTAAGGGAAAAGGACTTACCGAACAACATTGAAATGTATAGTCAGTCAACTCATCACCATCATCACCATCATCGTCATTTTCAACCGGACAGTCTACCCTTTGACCCCATTCATCTTTACATACATCCATCTGACCCATGGAGCCATCCTTAATAATTGAATGTtccaatacattttacatacaataaattaaaacacgcaaaagttaagttatatttacttttaactaaTAAAGTGGAAAGTGCAAATAGGAATTATATCTGTGTTACAAACGAAAAATACTGAaccaattttataattctacTATAATAATGCTTTATTATTCCGTGGTAGCAcacacgatttttttttctaaaatataaaacaaatcctATTGTACGACGCCGGGAAATACTCCCGGTATAATGGTACTTACAGAACGAAGGCAAGGCACTTTTTCCTTTGTTATAGCAGCAGAAATTGTTGGGAAATGTAACACTCTATTACAAACAGTAGATAAATACTCTAAAATTGacatgatttaataaaataaataataagaaatggGTAATATATGTTGTTTTGGCACTTAGGGGCAGGACCACGTAGAATTTAGGACAGGTACATAATCAGTGTGGCTTAatcataatacaattttaaaagaaaattatgcCATCATTCATTCCAAAAGACGTTTGATTGATTAGTATAAAGCATGTTTAAacgcaaaatatttgtttaattttcagcAAAAATAGATAAGACAGACGAAAGTTCCCATGACGGCGTGCCGGACGAAATATGGCTGAAATTGTAATACTACTACTCATGTacatttgtattgtatttttatggcacaaaataaagctatattagtattattatactatgGTACACAGTAGtacttaatgttaaataaactaCCATATATCAGATTTACTCGACTCAAAACGACATGTAACACACACCCAAGAAAAATCAATTTGAACAAAActcataaatcataattaagcTATTAAAATGTGTTCCCGAGATGGTGGCCTAAGCTTGtcactttttttacaaattatagaaCATGAGCTTATCCACAAAAAATGGATCTATACGTTGCTATACCGCTAAGCATATAAAGATAGCCCAGTGAAATTTCGGCACCATTCTCGACGCTTTGAGATGTCTTATTATAGCCGCTTGGCCGCAAATACGCTGCAATCGTCATTAGCTTTACTAAAGCGAACTGAAAACCATATCGACATGGAAAAACATTGCGATATagtagaaaatgaaaaattcgGTCGTTATCTAATTGCTAATAAGGATTTGGACGCCggtgaaataatatttgcagATACTCCTTTTGTCTTTGGGCCAAAACCAGGCAAGTGTTTCAAGCTTAATATTACTGGGCTATACCGCACTACGGAATGTGCAACcctttttgaatttctttAGTAGAATGTAGCTGTATAGAAtagtaacttaattattttactgagAAATGCGGAATTAACAACAGAACTGTAATGCTGATAAtcgtaagtatatttaaagttgatttatatttccttatacataatatatagtgCATCTCATTTTGTTATGCTTAGATACACCACCTCTTTGCCTGGCCTGCTACTGTCCAGTTGAGAAGACATTATGCTCTCGATGTGGGTGGCCTATTTGTAGCGAAGCTTGTGAGAAAGCAGAGCAGCATCAAGCAGAATGCGACGTTTTTTTGGGTGCCAAAGTCAAGTTTCAGCCACCGGAAGATTGGAGTGCACCGTCTCCACAACTGGACTGTATCACACCCTTAAGGTATATTTCGTCCAAATAGTAGAACGCGTAAAGTAAACGCGTATTTTACTCACTGAACATCTAAAAATAGACCTGTCAAGACGATGGatcttatatcttttaataacataatccGTTCGCAgtaaattatagttaatttaatgtgTTTAATGTATAAGTAAGTAAGAGGCATATTTTTATCCGTTCTGTGTCCTATAAAGTATTGCTCTAAGTGGATTTCCAAAAAGTGTTGCCTAAATAATAGCTATAGAtgtaatttgtgttatttgACATTATAAAAACTGAACGTATACacacatttaatttgttttacactCTATTCAGATTTATGATACTCGCGTTTTTGACATTTCAGAATGCTCATAGCAAAAGAAAAGAACCCTGATCGCTGGCAACGCGAACTAGATGTAATGGAAACCCATACAGACGAAAGAATTAAGAGACCATCATGGGAAGCTGACCAAAACAATatcgtaaattttttaattaatcactgTGAACTTGgcacaaaatttaatcacgatttactacagaaaatctgtggaATATTGGCGGTAAGTATTTGATTATACGCAAGAGTCTACCTTATCAtgctaaataattgtttcggtCTATATATTGAACATATCCagcagaaaattataattaacgtgAGAAATATAATGAGTATCTCTCATATAAATCTCAAATAAAGTGGGTAGTGTAAAACAGCAAATAcaagttaatttataacttgttaaaaagatttatgattttgttattatatgttatagaaatatttttttttataaacaaataggcttatttaaagtaaaacttaCTGTctctttattcaattttttaacgttTCGATTCCAGGATTAGAAAacgtaatttacaaaataattgtattcagTTTTCTATCTCTTACAAAATAAAGTATCGGATATCTCCAATTACTATACTCCTCCGGTAAAATTCACTTGTTTTTGCGTCGATGTCGACGACGTCGTCGAATTAAGgcgttattatataattcccAGGTGAATGCAGTTGAAATACCCTCCAGAGGTGGTTTCAGTTCGCGCGCCATATATCCGTATTTGGCCATCGCAGCTCACAACTGTGTAcctaatattattcattctaTTCAATATGATGATTTGacgtatgtaataatttaatatataaatctagcggttaattataacaaaactatTAGCAATATTCTTCAAAAGCACGCACTTGTCCATgggcacttaacatcaggtgagccgtttgttctataaaagtgacgtattttattgttttaaaggaaaaattaacaaatgcGTACAAAAGGTTAACTTTATCTTAAAATCGTACTCGATAGTTACATACAAATCTAATAAGTGCGATTTGAACAGCTCTTATAGTTTCGGTCAGACGgaactttatttttgaaaatgtttccTTACAACGTCTAAAATCGAGTCAGAAAGGCTCCTATTGTCTGTTCCACGAATtagattaagtttatattaacaatCAGGTTAAGCCTTCTTGTTTCCTAACATCGCACAATAAtcctaatttatatttgatatagGGTTTTAGTCCGCGCAGCCGTACCAATTAAGTCCGGCGAAGCTTTATACCTAAGCTACACACACGCTCTGTCACCAACTATAATCCGACGAGAATATCTATTggaatctaaatattttaactgcgAATGTCAGCGGTGTGCTGATTCGACAGAGTTGGGGACGCACCTAAGTACAATCAAATGCAGTAAATGTGACAACGGTGTTATATTATCCTCCAATCCATTAGGTATGTTTTGTAGCAACGACTTAATAAATGATGTTTGGTCTTCATGTTTTTTTcggaaatattaaagaaattgatAGCTGCATCGGTATTTTGTAACTTCTAATAGCAATATTAGGTTTTTGTAGCCTATTTCGATGTAGTTTTTTCCAAATCCGTAACGTCGTAATTTGAGGTCATGTggtcaaaaaaacaaaattgcagTCGGAAGCGCTTTTGCTAttgaagataaataaaaccgtCGCTTTATTTGATCgaatcaatataaaatgtgaCGTTGTCTGATTAATACTCTAGAGTCTAGATTATCgcaaatatttatactatggTTTTAGTATAGTTGAGGAGTCATAAACTATTTAACTACTAAGGTTTGGAGGATCAATagagttgtaaaaaaatctaagattatatttttcgcgggttccatatttaaatttaaacaattgatGTCATTCCAACTTAAAACTTCTATTACAGATTCTGAAGCACAATGGAACTGCACAGACAAAAATTGTGGATTCAAAACATCAGCGGCAGCTATGCGAAAAATGTTAACTGTTATTCAAACAGAAGTAGATCAGTTGGATTCGTTGGAACCGGGTCCTCTTGCTATTGAACAAAGAGAGGCATTCATTAACAAGGTAGAtctataataattctattatatttgtaacatGTATGCTTGGGCattgtttttctatttaataccAGCTACAATACACAATATATCACTTGCGGAACAATGGTAATAACTTTGGATGGCTCCAGATTTGAAAGAGGGAAACCGGTGCTACAATCCGAGAATCTAcacttaattacaaaatacactatttatttcaaaactgAAATGCAGTTTTCCCATTTATTTGGGGCCAATTGGCCTTCTTTGTGCCCCGAGGCCTCCAGACCTCCAAATCCGTCATTGTTTGTAAagtcacaaaatatatattttttattgtatttagttCGAACTTTTATGCGTCTtcgtcattttaatattattaacgatAGCTAACAGTACTGTAGTTTAAAAAGGTGAGACTTTAGGCTAATTCGATGAGTACAGTCAAAAAGCGAAGGTCAAGAGAGAAAAAGAGAAGATTAATTTCTCTTTTTTCAGTACAAATCGGTATTCCATCCTCGTCATTCGGTACTTCTATCAGTGAAATACACTCTAGCTGAGCTATATGGCCGAGTTGAGGGTTACACTATTGACGAGCTGCCTGATCTGATGCTTGAGCGTAAAGTCGAAATGTGTCGACTTGTTCTGAACACCTTGGACGTAATTCTCCCAGGGGACACAAGAATGCGAGGTAAGACACGAACTGCAATGTATAATCATTTCCCCAAGGAACCAATACCAGGACCACTTATTACAcacaaatttcataa contains these protein-coding regions:
- the LOC111001644 gene encoding SET domain-containing protein SmydA-8; the protein is MSYYSRLAANTLQSSLALLKRTENHIDMEKHCDIVENEKFGRYLIANKDLDAGEIIFADTPFVFGPKPDTPPLCLACYCPVEKTLCSRCGWPICSEACEKAEQHQAECDVFLGAKVKFQPPEDWSAPSPQLDCITPLRMLIAKEKNPDRWQRELDVMETHTDERIKRPSWEADQNNIVNFLINHCELGTKFNHDLLQKICGILAVNAVEIPSRGGFSSRAIYPYLAIAAHNCVPNIIHSIQYDDLTVLVRAAVPIKSGEALYLSYTHALSPTIIRREYLLESKYFNCECQRCADSTELGTHLSTIKCSKCDNGVILSSNPLDSEAQWNCTDKNCGFKTSAAAMRKMLTVIQTEVDQLDSLEPGPLAIEQREAFINKYKSVFHPRHSVLLSVKYTLAELYGRVEGYTIDELPDLMLERKVEMCRLVLNTLDVILPGDTRMRGMMLYELHAPLMYLARSEFGSGFLIKEQLKDKLREPLQCLADAARILQREDPQSPEGIIGNIAYQSMEQLKLSLETL